The proteins below are encoded in one region of Citrobacter enshiensis:
- the arcB gene encoding aerobic respiration two-component sensor histidine kinase ArcB: protein MKQIRMLAQYYVDLMMKLGLVRFSLLLALALVVLAIVVQMAVTMVLHGQVESIDVIRSIFFGLLITPWAVYFLSVVVEQLEESRQRLSRLVQKLEEMRERDLKLNVQLKDNISQLNQEIADREKAEAERHSTFEQLKVEIKEREETQIQLEQQSSFLRSFLDASPDLVFYRNEDKEFSGCNRAMELLTGKSEKQLVNLRPIDVYSPEAAEKVIETDEKVFRHNVSLTYEQWLDYPDGRKACFEIRKVPYYDRVGKRHGLMGFGRDITERKRYQDALERASRDKTTFISTISHELRTPLNGIVGLSRILLDTDLTSEQEKYLKTIHVSAVTLGNIFNDIIDMDKMERRKVQLDNQPVDFTSFMADLENLSGLQAQQKGLRFVLDPTLPLPHKVITDGTRLRQILWNLISNAVKFTQQGQVTVRARFDEGDMLHFEVEDSGIGIPQDEQDKIFAMYYQVKDSHGGKPATGTGIGLAVSRRLAKNMGGDITVSSQPGHGSVFTLTVHAPAVAEEVEDAFEENELPLPALNVLLVEDIELNVIVARSVLEKLGNSVDVAMTGKAALEMFTPGEYDLVLLDIQLPDMTGLDISRELTQRYAREELPPLVALTANVLKDKKEYLDAGMDDVLSKPLSVPALTAMIKKYWDTRDKEESTVTPEESSKSQALLDIPMLEQYIELVGPKLITDGLAVFEKMMPGYLSVLESNLTARDKKGVVEEGHKIKGAAGSVGLRHLQQLGQQIQSPDLPAWEDNVGEWIEEMKQEWQHDVAVLKAWVANAGKK from the coding sequence ATGAAGCAAATCCGTATGCTGGCGCAGTACTATGTCGACCTGATGATGAAATTAGGTCTGGTGCGCTTTTCGCTGCTGTTAGCGCTGGCTTTGGTCGTGCTGGCCATCGTGGTGCAGATGGCTGTCACCATGGTATTGCATGGTCAGGTTGAAAGTATTGATGTTATTCGCTCAATCTTTTTCGGCCTGCTAATCACCCCCTGGGCGGTCTATTTCTTGTCGGTGGTGGTGGAACAACTGGAAGAGTCCAGGCAACGTTTGTCGCGTCTGGTGCAAAAGCTGGAAGAGATGCGCGAACGCGATCTCAAGCTCAACGTGCAGTTGAAAGACAATATTTCCCAGCTTAATCAGGAGATCGCTGACCGCGAAAAAGCAGAAGCGGAACGGCACTCGACGTTTGAGCAGCTCAAGGTGGAAATTAAAGAGCGCGAAGAGACGCAAATCCAGCTTGAACAGCAATCCTCCTTCTTACGTTCCTTCCTCGACGCTTCTCCGGACCTGGTTTTTTATCGTAATGAAGATAAAGAGTTTTCTGGCTGCAACCGCGCCATGGAACTGCTGACGGGGAAGAGCGAAAAGCAACTGGTAAATTTAAGACCTATCGATGTTTACTCGCCAGAAGCGGCTGAGAAAGTGATTGAAACGGACGAGAAAGTCTTTCGCCACAATGTGTCGCTGACCTATGAGCAATGGCTGGATTATCCCGACGGGCGCAAAGCCTGCTTTGAAATTCGCAAAGTCCCTTATTACGACCGCGTGGGTAAGCGCCACGGTCTTATGGGCTTTGGCCGCGATATTACCGAACGCAAGCGCTATCAGGACGCACTGGAGCGCGCCAGCCGCGATAAAACGACATTTATTTCGACCATCAGCCATGAGTTACGCACGCCGCTGAACGGTATTGTCGGCTTAAGCCGTATTCTGCTCGACACTGACCTGACGAGCGAGCAGGAAAAATACCTGAAGACTATCCATGTTTCAGCGGTGACGCTGGGCAATATTTTCAACGATATTATTGATATGGATAAGATGGAGCGGCGTAAGGTTCAACTGGACAACCAGCCGGTAGATTTCACCAGCTTTATGGCGGATCTTGAGAATCTCTCCGGTTTGCAGGCCCAGCAAAAAGGGCTGCGTTTTGTCCTTGATCCGACCTTGCCATTACCGCATAAAGTGATCACTGACGGTACGCGACTGCGTCAGATCCTGTGGAATCTGATCAGTAATGCGGTGAAGTTCACCCAGCAAGGGCAGGTGACGGTGCGGGCCCGTTTTGATGAAGGGGATATGCTGCACTTTGAAGTCGAAGATTCCGGGATCGGTATCCCGCAGGATGAGCAGGATAAAATCTTCGCCATGTATTATCAGGTGAAAGACAGCCACGGCGGTAAACCGGCGACGGGCACCGGGATTGGTCTGGCCGTATCTCGCCGCCTGGCCAAAAACATGGGCGGCGACATTACGGTTTCCAGCCAGCCGGGCCACGGCTCTGTCTTTACGCTCACCGTGCATGCTCCCGCCGTTGCGGAAGAGGTGGAGGATGCGTTTGAAGAAAACGAGTTACCGCTGCCTGCGCTCAATGTGCTGCTGGTCGAAGACATTGAACTGAACGTGATTGTCGCGCGCTCGGTGCTGGAAAAACTGGGGAACAGCGTGGATGTGGCGATGACCGGAAAAGCCGCACTGGAGATGTTTACCCCGGGTGAATACGATTTGGTGCTGCTGGATATTCAATTGCCGGACATGACCGGACTGGATATCTCCCGAGAGCTCACCCAGCGCTATGCGCGGGAAGAGCTGCCGCCGCTGGTGGCGTTGACCGCCAACGTGCTGAAAGACAAAAAAGAGTACCTGGATGCGGGAATGGACGATGTGCTGAGCAAGCCGTTGTCGGTTCCGGCGCTAACGGCCATGATTAAAAAATACTGGGATACCCGTGATAAAGAGGAGAGCACTGTGACACCTGAAGAAAGCAGTAAATCGCAAGCGCTGTTAGATATCCCGATGTTAGAGCAGTACATCGAACTGGTAGGGCCGAAGTTAATTACCGATGGCCTGGCGGTGTTTGAGAAGATGATGCCGGGTTATTTAAGTGTGCTGGAGTCCAATTTGACGGCGCGTGATAAAAAAGGTGTTGTTGAAGAAGGCCACAAAATTAAAGGTGCGGCGGGTTCCGTTGGCCTGCGACACCTGCAACAGCTCGGTCAGCAAATTCAATCACCGGATCTCCCGGCCTGGGAAGATAACGTGGGTGAATGGATTGAAGAGATGAAGCAGGAGTGGCAGCACGACGTCGCCGTACTGAAAGCCTGGGTGGCAAACGCTGGAAAAAAATGA
- the elbB gene encoding isoprenoid biosynthesis glyoxalase ElbB: MKKIGVVLSGCGVYDGSEIHEAVLTLLAIARNDAQAICFAPDRQQTDVINHLTGEAMADSRNVLVEAARITRGDIRPLAQAVASDLDALIVPGGFGAAKNLSNFASQGSECRVDSDLAALAVAMHQSGKPLGFMCIAPAMLPKMFDFPLRVTIGTDIDTAEVLEDMGAEHVPCPVDDIVVDEDNKIVTTPAYMLAQDIAQAALGIEKLVSRVLALTE, translated from the coding sequence ATGAAAAAAATTGGTGTAGTGCTCAGTGGCTGTGGTGTCTATGACGGTTCTGAAATTCATGAAGCCGTTTTGACTTTGCTGGCGATAGCCCGTAATGACGCTCAGGCCATCTGTTTTGCACCTGACAGGCAGCAAACGGATGTGATTAATCATCTGACTGGCGAAGCGATGGCGGACTCACGCAATGTTCTGGTTGAAGCGGCGCGTATTACGCGGGGCGATATTCGCCCGCTGGCTCAGGCCGTTGCCAGCGACCTGGATGCGCTGATTGTACCTGGTGGTTTTGGGGCAGCGAAAAACCTGAGTAATTTCGCCAGCCAGGGCAGTGAATGCCGGGTCGACAGCGATCTGGCGGCGCTGGCGGTGGCGATGCATCAGTCCGGTAAGCCACTGGGATTCATGTGCATTGCACCCGCGATGTTACCGAAAATGTTCGATTTTCCGCTGCGTGTGACCATCGGTACCGATATTGATACGGCTGAAGTGCTGGAAGATATGGGCGCAGAGCATGTGCCGTGCCCGGTCGACGACATTGTGGTCGATGAAGACAACAAAATTGTCACCACGCCCGCCTATATGCTGGCGCAGGATATTGCTCAGGCGGCACTCGGTATCGAAAAACTGGTGTCGCGCGTACTGGCTTTAACCGAATGA
- the mtgA gene encoding monofunctional biosynthetic peptidoglycan transglycosylase, translating to MSKGHGIPLAILKRFFLRAVIVLAVFWGGGIVLFSVVPVPFSAVMVERQIGAWLQGNFGYVAHSDWVSMDEISPWMGLAVIAAEDQKFPDHWGFDMASIEKALAHNERNENRIRGASTLSQQTAKNLFLWDGRSWVRKGLEAGLTLGIETVWSKKRILTVYLNIAEFGDGIFGVEAAAQHYFHKPASRLTMSEAALLAAVLPNPLRFKASAPSGYVRSRQAWILRQMRQLGGESFMTRHRLH from the coding sequence ATGAGTAAAGGGCACGGTATACCGCTGGCTATCCTAAAGCGCTTTTTTCTGCGCGCGGTTATCGTGCTGGCGGTTTTTTGGGGCGGCGGGATCGTGCTTTTCAGCGTGGTGCCGGTGCCCTTCTCGGCGGTCATGGTGGAACGGCAAATTGGCGCATGGTTGCAGGGCAACTTTGGCTACGTGGCGCATTCCGACTGGGTCAGCATGGACGAAATATCTCCGTGGATGGGGCTGGCGGTGATTGCCGCAGAAGATCAGAAGTTCCCCGACCATTGGGGATTTGATATGGCTTCCATTGAGAAAGCGCTGGCGCACAATGAACGCAATGAGAACCGTATTCGCGGTGCTTCTACGTTATCGCAGCAGACCGCGAAAAACCTGTTCTTGTGGGATGGTCGCAGTTGGGTGCGTAAAGGTCTGGAAGCCGGTTTAACGTTAGGGATAGAAACGGTCTGGAGTAAGAAGCGTATTCTGACGGTCTATCTGAACATTGCGGAATTTGGGGACGGAATTTTTGGCGTGGAAGCTGCCGCACAGCATTACTTTCACAAACCCGCCAGCCGGTTAACGATGTCGGAGGCGGCGCTTCTGGCCGCAGTGCTGCCAAATCCTTTGCGGTTTAAAGCCAGTGCACCTTCTGGTTATGTGCGTAGCCGTCAGGCGTGGATCCTTCGCCAGATGCGCCAGCTAGGCGGAGAGTCATTTATGACCCGCCACCGTCTTCATTAA
- the pgtA gene encoding two-component system response regulator PgtA — protein MSNDTPSILLIDDDSDVLQAYSELLQREGHSVCTCNDPTQALVLLQNEWPGIVVCDVCMPDISGMVLLEKLMTIDTSLPILMITGHGDVPMAVEAVKKGAYDFLQKPVNPEQLLMLIEKALKERSAYMEQKKWRRSQFNQHLIGDSSWIRQTRQRLETLAETALPVCFYGEPGTGRTLAAQYLHQFSSRRDSPLINQTLSANSTQLLEEWVKAAEGGTLLLKNIEHLTLENQRYLLQQQERPQDRSFRLVVISQTPLAELAAAQKLTAELYYLFSLTHIECLPLSQRPGDIEPIFNHYLTLTCKRLNRQPPLLGKAFMKRLMTRIWPGNIIELVNAAELAAVGVLMLEDSANLQVMDANSTPLDERVESYERQIIIDALNIYKGRINDVVDYFQIPRKKLYLRMKKYGIDKMDFRYEKKAGRGKKEEE, from the coding sequence ATGTCAAACGATACCCCTTCTATCCTGCTGATCGATGATGATAGTGACGTCCTGCAGGCCTACAGTGAACTCTTACAGCGCGAAGGCCATTCAGTTTGCACCTGCAACGATCCCACACAAGCATTAGTGCTACTTCAGAATGAATGGCCAGGCATCGTAGTTTGCGACGTCTGCATGCCAGACATTTCCGGTATGGTGTTATTGGAAAAGCTGATGACTATCGACACCAGCCTGCCCATTCTGATGATTACCGGACACGGCGATGTACCGATGGCCGTTGAAGCAGTAAAAAAAGGCGCTTACGACTTTTTGCAAAAACCGGTTAATCCGGAACAGCTCCTGATGCTGATTGAGAAGGCTCTGAAGGAGCGCAGTGCCTATATGGAGCAGAAAAAATGGCGCAGGTCTCAGTTCAATCAGCATTTAATCGGCGACAGCAGTTGGATACGCCAAACACGTCAACGATTAGAAACACTGGCGGAAACAGCGCTCCCTGTCTGTTTTTACGGTGAGCCGGGTACCGGGAGAACTCTGGCAGCGCAGTATCTTCATCAGTTCAGCTCCCGCAGGGACAGTCCGCTAATCAACCAGACGCTGAGTGCTAATAGCACACAGTTGCTGGAGGAGTGGGTCAAAGCAGCCGAGGGCGGCACGCTGTTGCTTAAAAATATTGAGCACCTTACGCTGGAAAACCAGCGTTACCTGCTCCAACAACAAGAACGACCACAAGACAGATCGTTTCGCCTCGTTGTCATCAGCCAGACGCCGCTAGCTGAATTGGCTGCGGCACAGAAACTTACGGCAGAACTCTATTATCTTTTTTCCCTCACCCACATCGAATGTCTTCCGCTGAGCCAGCGTCCAGGAGACATTGAACCGATATTCAATCATTACCTGACACTTACCTGTAAGCGATTAAATCGCCAACCGCCACTACTGGGAAAAGCGTTCATGAAACGGCTGATGACCCGAATCTGGCCGGGTAACATCATTGAGTTGGTCAACGCTGCGGAACTGGCGGCTGTCGGTGTACTCATGCTTGAAGATTCCGCCAATCTCCAGGTCATGGACGCCAATTCAACACCACTGGATGAACGCGTCGAAAGCTACGAACGGCAGATTATTATCGATGCTCTCAATATCTATAAAGGGCGCATCAATGACGTCGTCGACTATTTCCAAATTCCAAGAAAAAAGCTCTATCTGAGGATGAAAAAGTATGGGATCGATAAAATGGATTTCCGCTATGAAAAAAAAGCAGGAAGAGGGAAAAAAGAAGAGGAATAA
- the pgtB gene encoding two-component system sensor histidine kinase PgtB: MKRLLTIGTSLRLAFVFSAILTLFVSVVSLYSWHEQNSQVRYALDDYFPRIQASFLFEENLTALVNEFNELQQTNNTNSRMQVRMQIEQRLQKIQAISPHLDPQHQNALSQQVINSRKLLDNLDKALYDNNQEKEKLYVISSRINWLHDDFNSELNSLTQDLSWQQSSLLNQLSREKDRRENQILQKSLHGVQDELQLVFTLSHIEAQIVDTLKEIANTNDAENESLNQHINYLNYLKHSVDENVRALSVYSSTITLHQTVYSLLELGTQQNYLPGTLATRRQAQQTLESTIREKERVLMQIRGQLEMQLGNSHQQLQTFNLRLEKIMQISGLLIFAAMVTALLFVILVNYFYIRPRMIRRFRQLNDAVVKLSNGELNADITVSGTDELGRIANLLRQTIEQINQQQRQLELEICERIATEKHLRTAQSELIQTAKLAVVGQTMTTLAHEINQPLNAMSMYLFSADRALAQQDVTSVKNYVETMRALVERIDNIVKRLRSFARRRDSELVCEAINLQQVIESSWELLALKHRPLKATLSQPSDFPPVYGDDVLIQQVLVNLFTNALEARQNEPPSITIDYEVHASTLTLYVADNGKGWPLQLADRLLMPFTTDKPVGLGIGLSISHSIMHQCQGELDIASTLDRHALVILRFGRP, translated from the coding sequence ATGAAGCGGTTGCTCACCATTGGTACGAGCTTACGACTGGCATTCGTTTTCAGCGCAATCCTGACGCTATTCGTCAGCGTAGTCAGTCTTTACTCATGGCATGAACAGAATTCCCAGGTACGCTATGCGCTCGATGACTACTTTCCCCGGATTCAGGCATCATTTCTGTTTGAAGAGAACCTGACGGCACTCGTTAACGAGTTCAATGAACTACAACAGACTAACAACACCAACAGCCGCATGCAGGTCAGAATGCAGATTGAACAACGTCTGCAAAAAATTCAGGCAATAAGCCCACATCTGGACCCTCAGCACCAAAATGCACTGAGCCAACAGGTCATCAATAGCCGCAAACTACTCGACAACCTGGATAAAGCGTTATATGACAATAACCAGGAAAAGGAAAAACTTTATGTTATTTCCTCCAGAATCAACTGGTTACATGACGATTTCAACAGCGAACTGAACTCACTCACCCAGGACTTAAGCTGGCAACAGTCATCCCTGCTAAATCAACTTAGTCGGGAAAAAGATCGCCGCGAAAACCAAATACTACAAAAATCGCTTCATGGCGTGCAGGATGAACTGCAGTTGGTCTTCACGCTCTCCCACATAGAAGCCCAAATCGTCGACACCCTAAAAGAAATCGCTAACACTAACGACGCAGAAAATGAATCATTAAACCAACACATAAACTACCTCAACTATTTGAAACACAGCGTTGATGAAAACGTTCGCGCATTGTCCGTTTATTCAAGTACGATCACACTGCACCAGACTGTTTATTCGCTGCTGGAACTTGGCACACAGCAAAACTATCTGCCCGGGACTTTGGCGACCAGACGGCAGGCTCAACAGACACTAGAGAGTACCATCAGAGAAAAAGAGCGTGTGCTGATGCAAATACGCGGACAATTGGAAATGCAGTTGGGGAACAGCCACCAGCAGCTACAAACATTCAACCTGAGATTAGAAAAAATAATGCAAATTAGCGGGTTGCTGATCTTTGCTGCAATGGTGACAGCTCTGCTATTCGTGATCCTGGTAAACTATTTTTATATTCGTCCCAGAATGATCCGCCGATTCAGGCAACTCAATGACGCCGTCGTCAAACTTAGCAATGGGGAACTGAACGCTGATATTACCGTGTCCGGCACTGATGAACTCGGCAGAATCGCTAACCTACTACGCCAAACAATTGAGCAAATAAACCAGCAGCAGCGCCAGTTGGAACTGGAAATCTGCGAACGGATCGCTACTGAAAAACATCTGCGTACTGCACAAAGCGAATTGATCCAAACGGCCAAGCTGGCCGTAGTCGGTCAAACAATGACGACGCTCGCGCATGAGATCAATCAACCGCTGAACGCGATGTCCATGTATCTCTTCAGCGCCGATCGTGCGCTGGCGCAACAAGACGTTACCTCCGTGAAAAATTACGTGGAAACCATGCGAGCGTTGGTCGAACGCATTGACAACATCGTTAAACGACTACGTAGTTTTGCACGTCGCCGTGATAGTGAGCTTGTCTGCGAAGCCATAAATCTACAACAGGTTATCGAATCATCATGGGAACTTTTGGCGCTGAAGCATCGCCCGCTGAAGGCGACCCTTAGCCAACCAAGCGACTTCCCTCCGGTCTACGGCGATGACGTCCTGATTCAGCAGGTGCTGGTCAACCTATTTACTAACGCGTTAGAAGCGCGCCAAAACGAACCTCCGTCCATTACCATTGACTACGAAGTTCATGCCTCCACACTAACGCTTTACGTTGCCGATAACGGAAAGGGATGGCCGCTACAACTGGCCGATCGGCTCCTTATGCCCTTTACCACCGATAAACCCGTCGGTCTGGGGATAGGTCTTTCTATCAGTCATTCCATTATGCATCAGTGCCAGGGAGAGTTGGACATTGCGTCAACACTGGACCGCCATGCGCTGGTTATTCTACGTTTCGGGAGGCCCTAA
- a CDS encoding ABC transporter substrate-binding protein, protein MIYVLQRVLLGCFLYASVASANELVIATTLSSEATEHIINQWQKQPQAVKIRTLNRTSSSIERLLENPLGENIDLVLSSSPMLLQRLQSKNHLQPFNNTMETSRKLVPESIRATTVAVAISGYGILMNVSRLEERNEPMPTTWAALSQSRYQGTLLMSSPSRSDTTHLMIEDLLQQQGWREGWNTLLKIGGNLATISSRSFGVANKISNGLGDVGPVIDNYANVLLNNPSLHFIYFPTSRAAPMFTAITYDSKHPQEAGRFIDFLLSPKGQQALSDSDSGKYPVYPLPPDNPQAEQQSQLFSSPSLDYPLIMQRQKLIQLMFDNAITFRLTQLQDAWKALYAAEKKLKHPLPEIRGLLTAVPVSPEQAADPDYLWQFEQKSGFRETQMMAWQQFFQHQQQQAMTQIELLK, encoded by the coding sequence ATGATTTACGTTTTACAAAGAGTGCTATTAGGTTGTTTCTTGTACGCCAGCGTCGCCTCCGCAAACGAACTGGTGATCGCCACAACGCTCTCATCGGAAGCGACGGAACATATTATCAATCAATGGCAAAAGCAGCCGCAGGCCGTCAAAATCCGCACACTGAACCGTACCAGTTCGTCTATTGAGCGCCTGCTTGAAAATCCATTGGGTGAAAATATCGATTTGGTGTTGAGTTCATCCCCTATGTTATTGCAGCGACTGCAAAGCAAAAACCACCTCCAGCCGTTTAACAATACGATGGAGACCAGCCGGAAGCTGGTGCCGGAATCCATCCGGGCGACCACCGTCGCCGTCGCCATTTCCGGTTATGGTATTTTGATGAACGTTAGTCGCCTGGAAGAAAGAAACGAACCAATGCCGACCACCTGGGCAGCGCTGAGCCAATCGCGATATCAGGGAACGCTGCTGATGAGTAGCCCATCACGCTCAGATACCACGCACCTGATGATCGAAGATCTGTTGCAACAACAAGGGTGGCGAGAAGGCTGGAATACCTTGTTGAAGATTGGCGGCAATCTGGCAACCATTTCATCGCGCAGTTTCGGCGTCGCCAACAAGATAAGCAACGGGCTTGGAGATGTAGGGCCGGTGATCGATAACTACGCTAACGTGTTGCTAAACAATCCGTCTTTACACTTCATCTATTTTCCGACCTCTCGCGCAGCCCCAATGTTCACTGCCATAACCTATGACAGCAAGCATCCGCAGGAAGCTGGGCGTTTTATCGATTTTCTGCTGAGCCCAAAAGGGCAACAGGCTCTCAGCGATTCCGACTCGGGAAAATACCCCGTTTACCCGTTACCACCCGATAACCCACAGGCAGAACAACAGTCGCAACTGTTCTCGTCACCCTCTCTCGATTATCCGCTGATCATGCAACGCCAGAAACTGATCCAGCTTATGTTTGACAACGCGATCACCTTCCGCCTTACCCAACTTCAGGATGCCTGGAAGGCGTTGTACGCAGCAGAGAAGAAGCTGAAACATCCACTTCCGGAAATTCGGGGTTTGCTGACCGCGGTTCCTGTTTCACCAGAACAGGCCGCCGATCCGGATTATTTATGGCAATTTGAACAGAAATCGGGATTTCGAGAAACGCAGATGATGGCATGGCAACAATTTTTTCAACATCAGCAGCAACAGGCGATGACACAAATTGAGTTGTTAAAATGA
- the pgtP gene encoding phosphoglycerate transporter PgtP → MLSLLKPKVATHKVPDSEIKNTYNRYRMQALFSVFIGYLSYYIVRNNFVLSTPYLKQELNLSATQIGLLSSCMLIAYGISKGIMSSLADKANPKVYMAVGLVLCALVNFALGFSFAFWMFAGLIILNGFFQGMGVGPSFITIANWFPRKERGIVGAVWNISHNVGGGIVAPIVGCAFALVGTEHWKIATYVVPAVVAVVMAAVVLISGKGSPVSEGLPPLSTIVPNDVTVKAKDDRAPEDMSSWQIFCTYVLKNKNAWFVSFVDVFVYMVRFGIISWLPIYLLSVKHFTKAEMSTAFLIFEWAAIPTTLLAGWLSDKLFRGRRMPPAIISMVLIFFCLLGYWKSDSLLSITIFAACVGCLIYVPQFLASVQTMEIVPGFAVGSAVGLRGFMSYILGASLGTSLFGVMVDHVGWDGGFYLLLVGVICCIIFCFLTHFGALELERQRQNGDESSDLKGLQAERN, encoded by the coding sequence ATGCTCTCTTTATTGAAGCCAAAAGTGGCTACACATAAAGTGCCGGATAGCGAAATTAAAAATACCTATAATCGTTATCGTATGCAGGCGCTTTTTAGCGTATTTATCGGCTATCTCTCTTATTATATTGTCAGAAATAACTTCGTTCTTTCCACACCTTATCTGAAACAGGAATTGAATCTGTCAGCCACGCAAATCGGCCTGCTTAGTAGTTGTATGCTGATAGCTTATGGTATTAGTAAAGGTATTATGAGTAGTCTGGCGGATAAAGCAAATCCCAAAGTTTATATGGCCGTGGGACTGGTACTTTGTGCGTTGGTTAACTTCGCGCTAGGTTTTAGTTTTGCCTTTTGGATGTTTGCTGGATTAATCATACTGAATGGCTTCTTTCAGGGGATGGGGGTCGGCCCATCGTTTATCACCATCGCTAACTGGTTCCCGCGTAAAGAGCGCGGTATTGTCGGCGCGGTCTGGAATATTTCTCACAACGTCGGTGGTGGTATTGTTGCACCCATTGTTGGCTGTGCATTCGCGCTGGTAGGGACTGAGCACTGGAAAATAGCCACTTACGTCGTTCCGGCCGTGGTTGCTGTTGTGATGGCGGCGGTTGTATTGATATCAGGGAAAGGTTCTCCAGTTAGTGAAGGGTTACCACCTTTGAGCACTATTGTTCCGAATGATGTCACCGTCAAGGCAAAAGATGATCGTGCACCTGAAGATATGAGTTCATGGCAGATTTTTTGCACTTACGTGCTTAAAAACAAAAATGCCTGGTTTGTTTCCTTTGTCGATGTTTTCGTTTATATGGTTCGTTTCGGTATTATCAGCTGGTTACCGATTTACCTATTAAGCGTTAAGCATTTCACCAAAGCGGAAATGAGTACTGCATTTCTGATTTTTGAATGGGCCGCGATCCCTACCACTCTGTTGGCGGGTTGGTTGAGCGATAAGCTGTTCCGTGGTCGTCGTATGCCGCCCGCTATCATCAGCATGGTTTTAATTTTTTTCTGCCTGCTGGGTTACTGGAAGAGTGACTCTTTGCTGAGCATTACTATTTTCGCCGCCTGTGTCGGTTGTCTGATTTATGTACCACAGTTCCTGGCATCAGTGCAGACGATGGAAATTGTTCCTGGTTTCGCTGTCGGTTCCGCCGTCGGCTTGCGTGGCTTCATGAGTTATATCCTTGGCGCGTCGTTGGGAACGAGTCTGTTTGGCGTCATGGTTGATCACGTGGGTTGGGATGGGGGTTTTTACCTGCTGCTTGTCGGCGTCATATGTTGCATCATTTTTTGTTTTCTAACGCACTTTGGTGCTCTGGAGCTGGAACGTCAGCGCCAGAATGGAGATGAGAGCAGCGACCTTAAGGGCCTTCAGGCCGAGAGAAACTAA
- the yrbL gene encoding PhoP regulatory network protein YrbL has protein sequence MIRLSQQIPLGTGRHRKCYAHPDDAQRCIKIVYHNGDGGDKETRRELKYYAHLSRHLKDWSGIPRYYGTVETDCGTGYVYDVIADFDGKPSVTLTEFAAQCRYEEDTVVLRQLLKKLKRYLRDNRIVTMTLKPQNILCHRISESEVIPVICDNIGESTLIPLATWSKWFCERKQERLWERFIAQPALAVALKKDAPSKDRSTLALSSREA, from the coding sequence ATGATACGTTTATCCCAACAGATCCCCCTGGGCACCGGAAGACATCGTAAATGTTATGCGCATCCGGATGATGCCCAGCGTTGTATTAAGATCGTCTACCACAATGGGGATGGCGGCGACAAGGAAACCCGACGCGAGCTGAAATACTACGCGCACCTGTCACGCCACCTGAAAGACTGGAGCGGTATTCCGCGCTATTACGGGACGGTGGAAACCGATTGTGGCACAGGTTACGTCTACGATGTCATCGCCGACTTTGACGGCAAACCGTCCGTCACGTTGACGGAGTTTGCTGCCCAGTGCCGCTATGAAGAAGACACCGTGGTCTTGCGTCAACTCCTGAAGAAACTCAAACGCTACTTGCGTGACAACCGCATTGTCACCATGACCCTGAAGCCGCAGAATATTCTGTGTCATCGCATCAGCGAATCAGAGGTGATCCCGGTAATTTGCGACAATATAGGAGAGAGTACGCTTATCCCCCTGGCGACCTGGTCAAAGTGGTTTTGTGAGCGTAAACAAGAAAGATTGTGGGAACGGTTTATTGCCCAACCTGCACTCGCGGTAGCGCTGAAGAAAGACGCGCCGTCGAAAGACAGAAGCACGCTGGCCCTGTCTTCCCGCGAAGCGTAA
- the npr gene encoding PTS phosphocarrier protein NPr has product MTVKQTVEVTNKLGMHARPAMKLFELMQGFEAEVLLRNDEGTEAEANSVIALLMLDSAKGRQIEIEATGPQEVEALAAVIALFNSGFDED; this is encoded by the coding sequence ATGACCGTGAAGCAAACTGTTGAAGTCACGAATAAGCTGGGTATGCACGCCCGGCCAGCAATGAAACTCTTTGAATTAATGCAGGGTTTTGAAGCTGAAGTATTGTTACGCAATGATGAAGGGACTGAGGCTGAAGCAAACAGCGTGATTGCGCTACTGATGCTGGACTCAGCCAAAGGGCGCCAAATCGAAATCGAAGCCACCGGCCCCCAGGAAGTGGAAGCGTTGGCGGCTGTCATCGCGTTGTTCAATTCAGGGTTCGACGAAGACTAA